From the genome of bacterium:
ATAAACTTATAAGTCCAACATCGTTCCATCTTATATGGATGGGAATAGAACTAAGATAATAGACATCACCCGGTAGTTTAATAAATTGATATTTTGCTAAT
Proteins encoded in this window:
- a CDS encoding lipoprotein-releasing system transmembrane subunit LolC, coding for LAKYQFIKLPGDVYYLSSIPIHIRWNDVGLISLSAIILSLLSAIYPARYANSLKPIEALRYE